The sequence CTGGAAATGTATTAGCAAAAGATTTAAATATGTATATGAAGGGTAAAAAATTTAAAGTTATTCCTTTTATAGATGAATATATTCAAGGAGTAAAAATAATTTCAACCAAAAAAGATTTAGAAGAGTCATTAAATTATTTTTTAAATATAGTATTAAACCCTAAGATAGATAATCAGATATATAATATAAATATGAAAGGATTAAAAGAATTAATTCAGAATAGAAAAAATTCTTCAAAAGATGTTTTTAAAGATAAAATTATAGAAATTTTATATAATAATAATTTTAGAAAAAGAGCATTAACTATTAAAGATTTAGAGAAAATAGAAAAAAACAAAATGCTTGAAGTTTATAAAAATAAATTTAGTAATTTTAATAATTATAAATTAATTATAGTTGGATCTTTAGAGGAAGAAAAATTGCAAAATATTTTAAAAAAATATTTTGCATCACTTCCAGTTGATAGTTCTATAAATAAAGAATATAAAAAAAACAATCTAATTTATCCAGTAGGGAAAATTGAAGATGAAGTTATAAAAGGAAGAGATAAAAAAATAAAAGTAAACATTTTTTATCCTATTAAAGTCAAATATAATCAAGAGAATAAATATTTAGTAAATACTTTATCTAAAATATTAAAAATAAATTTAATAGAAGAGATTCGTGAAAAAATGGGTGGAATTTACGGGGTATCAGTTAGAAGTGAATTGGATAAATATGAGCCAGGGTTATTAGAAATTAAATTTTCAACAGATCCTAAAAAGCAAGAAAAAGTAACAAATGCTATATTAGAAGAAATAAAAAAAATCAATGAAGGAAAAATTAATATAGAAACTTTAAAGAGTGTTAAAGAAAATTATAAGAATATTTATGAAGATAATCAAAATGAAAATTATTATTGGGTTAATTTTTTAACAAATAAACTAATAGAAAAAGAGGATTATAAAAAAATAACTCCTGAAAAATATAATGAAATAGTTGAAAAAAATAAATTATCAAAATTTGCAGAAGAATTTATAGATGCAAATAATTATATAAAAGTTATTTTAAAACCAAAACAAGTAAAGAAATAAACGGAGGTAAAAAAATGGAAATTAAAAATGAAAAGGGACATTTAAAAAGTATAATGGATTTTAATAATGGGTTTGTAGAAAATAAAGATTATGAAAAATTTAAAACTACAAAATATCCAGATAAAGAAATAGTAGTATTATCATGTATGGATACAAGACTTACAGAATTATTACCAAAAGCAATGAATTTAAAAAATGGAGATGCTAAATTTATAAAAAATGCAGGAGGAGTTGTAGTTCATCCTTTTGGCAGTGTAATGAGAAGCATTTTAGTTTGTGTTTATGAATTTGAAGTAAAGGAAGTTTATGTAGTAGCTCACTTACACTGTGGAATGAGTAATATAAATACAGAAGCATTAGTTGATAAAATGATAAATAGAGGAATAGGGGAAGATACTATGAGTTTACTTTCTAACGCAGGAATAAAAGTAAAAGAATGGTTAACAGGGTTTGAATCAGTTGAAAGTTCTTTAGAGGAAACAGTATCAGAAGTTAAAAATCATCCTTTAATGCCAAAAGATGTTGCTGTTCATGGGCTTATAATGGATCCTGAAACTGGAAAACTTGACTTAAGAATTAATGGATGGGATGAATTAGGAAGATAATTTTTGATTGGAGTAGAGATGTTTGAATTTTTTATAGCAAAAAAGCATATATTTCAAAAGAAAAAGCAAAGTTTAATAGGGATTCTAGGAGTGACAATAGGGATAACTGTATTGATAGTTTCTTTAGGAATATCAAATGGCTTAGATAAAAATATGATTAACAGTATATTGTCTTTAGGTAGCCATATCAGCGTTGTTGATACAAGAGTCAGAAAGTCTTATAACACTTTAGAAAAAGAGATTAAGAGGATAAATGAAATAAAAGGTATTGTTCCAAAAATATCTTCTCAAGGATTATTGAAATATAAAAATGAATATGGAGATTATGTTTCTGGAGTTAAAATAGATGGGTTTGATATTGAAAAAGCTGATAAAGCTATGGATTTAAACAAAAGAATAGTAGAAGGGAAGATTGATTTAAACAAAAAAAATGGAATTTATATTGGAAAAGAATTATATAAAGATATGATGGCTAATATAGGGGATAAGTTAACATTAGTTTCTTCAGAAAATCAAGAAATCCCGTTAATTATAACTGGAGTTTTTGAGAGTGGCTATTATGAGTATGACATGAATATGGTAATAATCCCCTTAAAAACTGCTCAATATATGCTTTATTTAGATGATGAAGTTTCTAGTTTGGAAATAAATTTAAAGAATCCTTACCATGCTAAAAAAGTATCTAATATTTTATTTGAAAAATATAATTTATTTAATAGAACTTGGGGAGATCAAAATAGAAACTTGTTATCAGCTTTATCACTTGAAAAAACAGTTATGGTGGTTGTTTTTTCTTTGATTATTTTAATAGCAGCCTTTGTTATTTGGGTAATTATGAATATGCTAGTAAGAGAAAAAATAAAAGATATAGGAATAATGAGAGCTATGGGAATTTCTAATAAAAGTGTTATGAAAATATTTTTATTAGAAGGAATGATGATAGGATTGACAGGTATTATTATTGGTATTTTCATGTCTTTAGGAATACTTTGGATTTTGGAAAATTATACTCTTAGTGGGATAACTTCAATATATTATATAAGTAAAGTTCCTGTGGAAATTTCATATAAAGAAATTTCAGTAATAATTTTATTAAATTTAATAGTAGTTTTTATATCAAGTGTATTTCCAGCTTATAAAGCAGGAAAGCTAGAAACAATGGAGGCTTTAAGGCATGAGTAATATTTTAGAATTAAAAAATATAAATAAAACATATAAAGGGAAAACTGAAAATTTACATATTTTAAAAGATTTAAATTTAGAAGTTGAAGAAGGAGATTTCATATCAATTTTAGGTAAATCTGGATCAGGAAAATCAACATTATTAGGAATAATAGGACTGTTAGATAATTTTGATAGTGGAGAAATATATATAAATAATAACAAAATTGACAAATTTGAGTCTAACAATATAGATAGGTTAAAAAATAAAGATTTGGGATTTGTTTTTCAATTTCATTATTTACTTCCAGAATTTACAGCTTTAGAAAATGTTATGATTCCATGTCTAGTTCAAAATTTTTCAGATAAAAAAAACATAGAAAATAAAGCTAAAGATCTTTTAAAAAAAGTAGGATTAGAAGAAAGATATAATCATAAGCCAAGCGAATTATCTGGAGGAGAAAAACAAAGAGTAGCTATAGCTAGAGCTCTTGTAAATAATCCTAAAATTATTTTGGCGGATGAGCCTACAGGAAACTTAGATGAGGAAACTAGTGAGGATATTCACAATTTATTAAAAAAAATAAATAAAGAAAATAATCAAACAATAATAGTAGTTACCCATTCTAAAGAGCTTGCAAATATTACAAATAAGCAATACTTTGTAAAACAGGGGAAATTAATTTTAGAAAAATAAAAAATAAAAAAAAGGAAATATTAAGTTTATGTAGAATAATATTATAACAACAGAGGGTGATGACACCCGGAGGAGTGATGATGTATGAAAATTTCTATAGTAGGAAGACACTTGTTAATAACTGATGCGATTAATGATTATGCTGAAAAAAGAGTAGTAAAATTGGAAAAATATTTTAATCGTATAGGAGATGTTGTAGTAACTTTATCAGCAGTTAAATTAAAAACAGGACCATCACATACAGCTGAGATGATTGCCAATGTTAATGGAAACATATTAAAATCTGTTTCAACAGAAAAAGATTTATATGTGGCTATAGATAAAGCGGCATCAATTTTAGAGGGACAGGTTAGAAAATATAAATCTAAGTTGAGAGATGATAATGTGACTTCATCTGCCAGAACATTTAAATTTAATATGGAATCAAATGAGGTATCAACTAATTGGACTAAAAAAATAGTTAAGGTTGAAATAGAAGCTAAACCTATGAACTTAGAGGAAGCAATACTTCAAATGGAGACAATGGGTAAAGATTTCTATGTTTTCTTTAATGGAGATACAGAAGAAATGAATGTAGTTTATAAGAAAAGAAATGGAAACTATGCTCATATAGAACCTAGAATAGAGAAATAAAAATCAAAGTTTAAATAAAAATAGTGCAATTAAGTTGCACTATTTTTTATTTTTTGCTTTTCAGAACTCTACCATACCAATAAATTTTCCATTTGAAAATAAATGTAAAAAATTATAATCTAAAGGATTTGATTTAATTTCAATTTCTTTCCCCTCTAAATTTTTTAGAAATTCATCTTTATACAATAAATTTTTAAATCTAATAGCAGATGAATAAATTTTTCTAGTGGAAGATTGTAAGAAAACATCTAGTATTCTGAAATGAAATTGTTTTTCTAATAACTTAGGTTCAATAATATAATTGTATTTTGTTGAATCTAAATATATATAAGAATTTAAAAAAGTGATTAATTCATCAGAAGTGATGTTTTTATTTTTTAATTTAAATTCTTTATATAAATCTTCTTTTAAAAAATTTAAAAATCTTAACAATTCATCATTATGATAATTATAAGAATATTCAGAAACCTTTATTGTAGTTACATCAAATATTGATTTTGCAACATTTCTAGGAATAGAATTTTTAGTATCTATTAAAATTTCTTTAGGCATTTTCAGTTTACCATTTAAAGAGGAAACTTTTAAAATACTTTGCCTTATAAATCCAAGTAATGAATAAATATTTGAAGTTTCAAAAGCAATAGAAAAATTTATTACTTCAAGATTAGAGGCATCAAACATAATAATTAAATTTGGAACTTTTTTAATTTTAGCATCTAAATTTACTAGAATATATGTTGGAATCTCTATAACAACATATATTTCATTTTCTTTTTTTATTTTTTTCAAATGAAAATCAGATGATTTTTTGAAAAAATGATCTATGTTATTGACTATTCTATAGAATGTTGGATAACTTATATTATATTTTTTATTTTTAAAAAAAGAAGTGTATTTGTTGTATAATTTAGAAATATTTCCATCATCACTGTTTTTACATAGTTTTTTTATTAAATTAATTTCTTCTTTATCTACAGATTTAAAAGAATTTTTATCTTCTCTTCTTTTTTTGTCTAAGCCTATTATTCCATTTTCTTTATAGGCTTTAGTCCATCTTTTTAAAGTGGCGTAGGATATTCCAGATTCAAGTTCTATTTCTCTAAGCTTTTTTTCTTTTCTTAAAAAAGGCTCAATTATCTTAAATCTTTTTATTTGAATATCATTTTTTTCATCCATGCCGAAAAACCTCCTTTTCTTTGAAAATATTTGTTAATTTTATATTACTATATAAGACGTATAAAATCAAATTAAAAGTGAGATAAAATAAAAAAAGCTCAAAAAAAATGAAAAAAAACTTGACAATTTTAAAATAAAAAGTTATCATTTTCTTACATAAACAAAAAAAACAATACATAAAGTGAAACGAAAAACAAAATATTAAAGGGGGAATGTGAAAGTGAAAGTTTTTGCAGAAGTACAAAAAATAGGTAAAGCTTTAATGACACCAGTTGCTATTTTACCAGCAGCAGGATTATTTTTAGCATTTGGTAACAAATTAGGTATTCCATTAATGGAGCAAGCTGGGGGAGTAATATTCGCTAACTTACCATTATTATTTGCAGTAGGTGTTGCAATTGGTCTTGTTGGAGGAGACGGAGTTGCAGCTTTAGCATCAGTAGTAGCAATATTAGTAATGAACATGACAATGGGAATTGTTTCAGGGGCACAAGCGGGAATAGATGCAGGTAATCCAGCTTATGCAATGGTAATGGGAATTCCTACATTACAAACAGGAGTATTTGGTGGATTAATCGCAGGTATTATCGCAGCAGTTTGTTATAAAAAATTCTATAAAACTGAGTTACCACCATTTTTAGGGTTCTTCGCAGGAAAAAGATTAGTTCCAATAGTAACAGCAGTTGTTGCTTTCTTAATTGGTCTTGCAATGCCAGCAGTTTGGAGACCAGTTCAAATAGGTCTTGCTAAACTTAGTTATTTAGCAAACGGAACTAATACAAACATATCAACTTTTATATTCGGAGTAATAGAAAGATCTTTAATTCCTTTTGGATTACATCATATCTTCTATGCACCTTTCTGGTTCCAATTTGGAGATTATACAAATCATGCAGGTCAAGTAATAAATGGAGACCAAGCAATTTGGTTTGCAATGCTTAAAGATGGAGTAACAAACTTCTCATCAGCTTCTTATCAAGGTGCAGGTAAATTTATGACTGGTAAGTTCCCATTCATGATGTTTGGACTTCCAGCAGCAGCATTAGCTATGTATCATGAAGCAAAATCTGATAAGAAAAAAGTTGCAGCAGGTATTTTATTCTCAGCAGCTTTAACAGCTTTCTTAACTGGAATAACAGAGCCAATTGAATTCGCTTTCTTATTTGTTGCACCAGTATTATACGGATTCCACTGTATATTTGCAGGATTATCATTTATGCTAATGAATATGTTAAAAGTTAGAATAGGAATGACATTCTCAGGAGGATTAATTGACTATGTAGTATTTGGTGTATTACCAGGAACTTCAGGATTCCAAACTCGTTGGTACCTTGTAATAGTAGTAGGATTAATCTTAGCAGTAATTTACTACTTTGGATTTAGATTTGCAATAAGAAAATGGAATCTAATGACTCCAGGAAGAGAAGAAACAACTGAAGAAGCTTCTTTGGTAGAAGGAAATGAATTAGCAGTATCTGTATTAGAAGCTTTAGGTGGAAAAGAAAACTTAGTTTCTTTAGATGCTTGTATAACAAGATTAAGAGTTGAAGTTAAAGACACATCTTCAGTAAAAGATTCTGAGCTTAAAAAATTAGGAGCATCAGGAGTTTTAAAAGTAGGATCAAATGGAGTTCAAGCAATATTTGGAGCAAAAGCTCAATTTATTTGTAATGACTTAAAAGAAATGACAGGAATGTAAAATAAATTTTTCACAAAATAAACACAACACACAACACGCAATAAAAAAGCTCACATTTAATGTGAGCTTTTTTAATTATTAATAGACATAATGATTGAATAGATGTCTCCTTTATAATAATTTATAGAATATTGTATAGGCGTTTCTTTAGAAAAAGTTAATCTAGTATTTTTTAGAACAGCTTCATTTAAAGATATTTTTAAGTATTTGCTAAGTTCTTCGTCTGAAAGAATAGCTTTAATTTCTTGAGTTGCTTTAGAAGGTTTATAACCTTTTTTACTTAGTTCTTTATAAATAGAATGAGTAGATAAATCAATATTAAATAAATTTTCACATAATTTTAAAGGAATATATGATTTTTCTAAATTGATTATTTGATTATTAGCTAGTCTAATTCTTTCAGTAAACATGACCTTATCTGTTTTAGAAATTTTTAATTTTTCACATAAAAACTTATCAGGATTTATAATTTTTTTTAAAATAACTTTACTAGAAGGTATCATATTTTTATTTTTTATTATTTCAGTAAATCCTAAGAGTCCAGGAAAAAATTCAACTTTAGAACTGTTAATAAAAGTTCCTTGTCCTCTTTTTCTAGTTAAAAATCCATCTTCAATTAAAAGGTTAATGGCTTTATTCACAGTAACTCGACTAATTTTAAATTTTTCTTTTAAATCCCTTTCTGATGGAATTTTATCTCCTTCTTTATATAATCCTTGTTCAATTTCTTTTCTTATTAAATTAGCTAATTGATAATACAAAGGGAGTGGATTGTTATGGTCTATCAAAATTATACCTCCTGCATTAGTGGTATATACCACTTTTTAATTTAGTTTAACATAAACAAATGATTTTTTCAACAAAAACAATAAAAAAAAATATCTATAAGGAATAAAAAATGTTATAATATAGTGAATAAATATGATTATTTTAAATAAAAACAAGAATTAAGGAGATTGAAAATGTTTATAGATGAGGTTATAATCACAGTCAAAGCTGGAAACGGTGGAGATGGAGCAGCGACATTTAGAAGAGAAAAATATATCCAATTTGGAGGTCCAGATGGTGGAGATGGAGGAAGAGGTGGAGAAGTTAGATTTGTAGCTGATCCTAATGTAAATACTCTTGTAGACTTTAAATTTAAAAAGAAATTCCAAGCTGGAAATGGTGGTAACGGAGCAAAAAAAAGATGCTTTGGTAAAAATGGAGAGGATTTAATAATAAAAGTTCCAGTTGGAACTCAAGTTAGAGATTTTGAAAGTGGAAAGTTATTGTTAGATATGAATGTTCCAGGGGATACTAGAGTATTTTTAAGAGGTGGAAAAGGTGGATTTGGAAATGAAAAATTTAAAAATTCAATAAGAAGAGCTCCTAAAATGGCAGAAAAAGGAAGAGAAGGAGCAGAAGTGAAAGTTAAGTTAGAATTAAAACTTTTAGCTGATGTTGCTCTTGTAGGTTATCCGTCAGTAGGAAAATCTAGTTTAATAAATAAAGTATCTTCAGCTAAATCAAAAGTTGGAGCATATCATTTTACAACTCTTGAACCTAAATTAGGGGTTATAAGATTAGGAGAAGGAAGATCTTTTGTTATTGCAGATATTCCAGGACTTATTGAAGGGGCTAGCGAAGGAGTTGGATTAGGAGATAAATTCTTAAGACATATTGAAAGATGTAAAATGATATATCATATTGTTGATGTTTCAGGAATAGAAGGAAGAGATCCTATTGAAGACTATAATAAAATAAACCAAGAATTAACTAGATTTAGTAAAAAACTAGCTAATAAAAAACAAATAGTTTTAGCAAATAAAATGGATTTATTATGGGAAACAGAAAAATATGAAGAGTTTAAAAAATATGTAGAAAAAGATGGAGTTAAAGTTTATCCAATATCAGTTATATTAGGAGAAGGGATAAAAGAAGTGATAAACGAAACTTATACTATGCTTGAAAATATGGAAAGAGAACCTCTTGAAGAAGAAGAAAGCGTAATTGAAGTTATAAAATCACAAAAAAGTGATAAACCGCCATTTATTATTACAGAAGTTGAAGAAGGATTCTATCAAGTTGATGGAGCTATGGTTGATGGAGTATTAGCAAAATATGTAATTACTTATGATGAAGAATCTGTAATTACTTTTGTTCATATGCTTAAAAACTTAGGATTAGAAACAGCCCTAAGAGAAGCAGGAGTACAAGACGGAGATACTATAAGAATAATAGATGTAGAATTTGAATACTGGGATTAAAAATAAGGAGCGATAAATGATAGGAATAGTTATAGCTGGTCCTACTGGAGTAGGAAAAACAGAGTTGTCTTTAAAAATAGCTAAATTATTACAAGGAGACATAATT comes from Fusobacterium sp. JB019 and encodes:
- the raiA gene encoding ribosome-associated translation inhibitor RaiA, whose product is MKISIVGRHLLITDAINDYAEKRVVKLEKYFNRIGDVVVTLSAVKLKTGPSHTAEMIANVNGNILKSVSTEKDLYVAIDKAASILEGQVRKYKSKLRDDNVTSSARTFKFNMESNEVSTNWTKKIVKVEIEAKPMNLEEAILQMETMGKDFYVFFNGDTEEMNVVYKKRNGNYAHIEPRIEK
- the ptsG gene encoding glucose-specific PTS transporter subunit IIBC; protein product: MKVFAEVQKIGKALMTPVAILPAAGLFLAFGNKLGIPLMEQAGGVIFANLPLLFAVGVAIGLVGGDGVAALASVVAILVMNMTMGIVSGAQAGIDAGNPAYAMVMGIPTLQTGVFGGLIAGIIAAVCYKKFYKTELPPFLGFFAGKRLVPIVTAVVAFLIGLAMPAVWRPVQIGLAKLSYLANGTNTNISTFIFGVIERSLIPFGLHHIFYAPFWFQFGDYTNHAGQVINGDQAIWFAMLKDGVTNFSSASYQGAGKFMTGKFPFMMFGLPAAALAMYHEAKSDKKKVAAGILFSAALTAFLTGITEPIEFAFLFVAPVLYGFHCIFAGLSFMLMNMLKVRIGMTFSGGLIDYVVFGVLPGTSGFQTRWYLVIVVGLILAVIYYFGFRFAIRKWNLMTPGREETTEEASLVEGNELAVSVLEALGGKENLVSLDACITRLRVEVKDTSSVKDSELKKLGASGVLKVGSNGVQAIFGAKAQFICNDLKEMTGM
- a CDS encoding helix-turn-helix domain-containing protein translates to MDEKNDIQIKRFKIIEPFLRKEKKLREIELESGISYATLKRWTKAYKENGIIGLDKKRREDKNSFKSVDKEEINLIKKLCKNSDDGNISKLYNKYTSFFKNKKYNISYPTFYRIVNNIDHFFKKSSDFHLKKIKKENEIYVVIEIPTYILVNLDAKIKKVPNLIIMFDASNLEVINFSIAFETSNIYSLLGFIRQSILKVSSLNGKLKMPKEILIDTKNSIPRNVAKSIFDVTTIKVSEYSYNYHNDELLRFLNFLKEDLYKEFKLKNKNITSDELITFLNSYIYLDSTKYNYIIEPKLLEKQFHFRILDVFLQSSTRKIYSSAIRFKNLLYKDEFLKNLEGKEIEIKSNPLDYNFLHLFSNGKFIGMVEF
- a CDS encoding ABC transporter ATP-binding protein, giving the protein MSNILELKNINKTYKGKTENLHILKDLNLEVEEGDFISILGKSGSGKSTLLGIIGLLDNFDSGEIYINNNKIDKFESNNIDRLKNKDLGFVFQFHYLLPEFTALENVMIPCLVQNFSDKKNIENKAKDLLKKVGLEERYNHKPSELSGGEKQRVAIARALVNNPKIILADEPTGNLDEETSEDIHNLLKKINKENNQTIIVVTHSKELANITNKQYFVKQGKLILEK
- the obgE gene encoding GTPase ObgE, giving the protein MFIDEVIITVKAGNGGDGAATFRREKYIQFGGPDGGDGGRGGEVRFVADPNVNTLVDFKFKKKFQAGNGGNGAKKRCFGKNGEDLIIKVPVGTQVRDFESGKLLLDMNVPGDTRVFLRGGKGGFGNEKFKNSIRRAPKMAEKGREGAEVKVKLELKLLADVALVGYPSVGKSSLINKVSSAKSKVGAYHFTTLEPKLGVIRLGEGRSFVIADIPGLIEGASEGVGLGDKFLRHIERCKMIYHIVDVSGIEGRDPIEDYNKINQELTRFSKKLANKKQIVLANKMDLLWETEKYEEFKKYVEKDGVKVYPISVILGEGIKEVINETYTMLENMEREPLEEEESVIEVIKSQKSDKPPFIITEVEEGFYQVDGAMVDGVLAKYVITYDEESVITFVHMLKNLGLETALREAGVQDGDTIRIIDVEFEYWD
- a CDS encoding carbonic anhydrase: MEIKNEKGHLKSIMDFNNGFVENKDYEKFKTTKYPDKEIVVLSCMDTRLTELLPKAMNLKNGDAKFIKNAGGVVVHPFGSVMRSILVCVYEFEVKEVYVVAHLHCGMSNINTEALVDKMINRGIGEDTMSLLSNAGIKVKEWLTGFESVESSLEETVSEVKNHPLMPKDVAVHGLIMDPETGKLDLRINGWDELGR
- a CDS encoding GntR family transcriptional regulator; the protein is MIDHNNPLPLYYQLANLIRKEIEQGLYKEGDKIPSERDLKEKFKISRVTVNKAINLLIEDGFLTRKRGQGTFINSSKVEFFPGLLGFTEIIKNKNMIPSSKVILKKIINPDKFLCEKLKISKTDKVMFTERIRLANNQIINLEKSYIPLKLCENLFNIDLSTHSIYKELSKKGYKPSKATQEIKAILSDEELSKYLKISLNEAVLKNTRLTFSKETPIQYSINYYKGDIYSIIMSINN
- a CDS encoding ABC transporter permease, coding for MFEFFIAKKHIFQKKKQSLIGILGVTIGITVLIVSLGISNGLDKNMINSILSLGSHISVVDTRVRKSYNTLEKEIKRINEIKGIVPKISSQGLLKYKNEYGDYVSGVKIDGFDIEKADKAMDLNKRIVEGKIDLNKKNGIYIGKELYKDMMANIGDKLTLVSSENQEIPLIITGVFESGYYEYDMNMVIIPLKTAQYMLYLDDEVSSLEINLKNPYHAKKVSNILFEKYNLFNRTWGDQNRNLLSALSLEKTVMVVVFSLIILIAAFVIWVIMNMLVREKIKDIGIMRAMGISNKSVMKIFLLEGMMIGLTGIIIGIFMSLGILWILENYTLSGITSIYYISKVPVEISYKEISVIILLNLIVVFISSVFPAYKAGKLETMEALRHE